In Pelmatolapia mariae isolate MD_Pm_ZW linkage group LG8, Pm_UMD_F_2, whole genome shotgun sequence, one genomic interval encodes:
- the ndel1a gene encoding nuclear distribution protein nudE-like 1-A isoform X5, translating into MEMDMIPKFSSKDEEIDFWKALSLKYKKSCEEAQEELLEFQEGSRELEAELEAQLGHAEHRMKDLQSENNRLKNEVETLKEKLEQQYSQSYKQISMLEDDLGQTRSIKEQLHKYVRELEQSNDDLERAKRATIVSLENFEQRLNQAIERNAFLESELDEKESLLVSVQRLKDEARDLRQELAVRERQADVTRMSAPSSPTQDNVKMDTAVQASLSLPATPLSKGLDNAFANQTVVLSNGYGSNSPLTPSARISALNIVSDLLRKVGALESKLAACRNFAKDQKARKVFALDNSNALNANYSQALHTSYFDKATEMVIFPALIWGNCSSFTCYASV; encoded by the exons ATGGAAATGGATATGATACCGAAATTCTCCTCAAAAGACGAGGAAATCGACTTCTGGAAGGCTCTTTCCCTCAAGTACAAGAAAAG CTGTGAGGAGGCtcaggaggagctgctggagtTTCAGGAGGGGAGCAGGGAGCTGGAGGCTGAGCTGGAAGCACAGCTCGGCCATGCCGAGCATCGAATGAAGGACCTGCAGTCTGAGAACAACAGACTCAAGAATGAGGTTGAAACTCTCAAG gagaagctggagcagcaGTACTCTCAGAGCTACAAGCAGATCTCCATGCTGGAGGACGACCTCGGCCAAACGCGCAGCATCAAGGAGCAGCTTCACAAATACGTCAGAGAGCTCGAGCAGTCCAACGATGATCTGGAAAGAGCCAAAAG AGCAACTATCGTGTCTCTTGAGAACTTCGAGCAGCGTCTGAACCAGGCCATTGAGAGGAATGCCTTCCTGGAGAGCGAGCTGGATGAGAAGGAGTCGCTGCTGGTCTCGGTGCAAAGATTAAAGGATGAAGCCAGAG atttgcGGCAGGAGCTTGCCGTGCGAGAGAGGCAGGCAGACGTAACCAGGATGTCCGCTCCGAGTTCACCCACACAGGACAACGTGAAGATGGACACGGCTGTGCAGGCCTCCCTCTCCTTGCCGGCTACCCCACTGAGCAAAGGTCTGGACAACGCCTTTGCCAACCAAACAG TAGTGCTATCAAATGGCTATGGCAGTAACTCACCTCTGACCCCCTCGGCCAGAATATCAGCCCTCAACATTGTCAGTGATTTGCTCCGGAAAGTTGGG GCTCTCGAGTCGAAGCTCGCCGCCTGCAGGAACTTTGCCAAAGACCAGAAAGCTCGGAAGGTGTTCGCTCTCGACAACAGCAACGCGCTGAATGCAAACTACTCCCAAGCGCTCCATACGTCATATTTTGATAAAGC GACTGAGATGGTCATATTCCCTGCATTAATTTGGGGTAATTGTAGCTCCTTCACCTGTTATGCGAGTGTGTAG
- the ndel1a gene encoding nuclear distribution protein nudE-like 1-A isoform X1 has protein sequence MEMDMIPKFSSKDEEIDFWKALSLKYKKSCEEAQEELLEFQEGSRELEAELEAQLGHAEHRMKDLQSENNRLKNEVETLKEKLEQQYSQSYKQISMLEDDLGQTRSIKEQLHKYVRELEQSNDDLERAKRATIVSLENFEQRLNQAIERNAFLESELDEKESLLVSVQRLKDEARDLRQELAVRERQADVTRMSAPSSPTQDNVKMDTAVQASLSLPATPLSKGLDNAFANQTVVLSNGYGSNSPLTPSARISALNIVSDLLRKVGALESKLAACRNFAKDQKARKVFALDNSNALNANYSQALHTSYFDKARTVNGLEAGTRMAITAPPAASSPGLVPLAL, from the exons ATGGAAATGGATATGATACCGAAATTCTCCTCAAAAGACGAGGAAATCGACTTCTGGAAGGCTCTTTCCCTCAAGTACAAGAAAAG CTGTGAGGAGGCtcaggaggagctgctggagtTTCAGGAGGGGAGCAGGGAGCTGGAGGCTGAGCTGGAAGCACAGCTCGGCCATGCCGAGCATCGAATGAAGGACCTGCAGTCTGAGAACAACAGACTCAAGAATGAGGTTGAAACTCTCAAG gagaagctggagcagcaGTACTCTCAGAGCTACAAGCAGATCTCCATGCTGGAGGACGACCTCGGCCAAACGCGCAGCATCAAGGAGCAGCTTCACAAATACGTCAGAGAGCTCGAGCAGTCCAACGATGATCTGGAAAGAGCCAAAAG AGCAACTATCGTGTCTCTTGAGAACTTCGAGCAGCGTCTGAACCAGGCCATTGAGAGGAATGCCTTCCTGGAGAGCGAGCTGGATGAGAAGGAGTCGCTGCTGGTCTCGGTGCAAAGATTAAAGGATGAAGCCAGAG atttgcGGCAGGAGCTTGCCGTGCGAGAGAGGCAGGCAGACGTAACCAGGATGTCCGCTCCGAGTTCACCCACACAGGACAACGTGAAGATGGACACGGCTGTGCAGGCCTCCCTCTCCTTGCCGGCTACCCCACTGAGCAAAGGTCTGGACAACGCCTTTGCCAACCAAACAG TAGTGCTATCAAATGGCTATGGCAGTAACTCACCTCTGACCCCCTCGGCCAGAATATCAGCCCTCAACATTGTCAGTGATTTGCTCCGGAAAGTTGGG GCTCTCGAGTCGAAGCTCGCCGCCTGCAGGAACTTTGCCAAAGACCAGAAAGCTCGGAAGGTGTTCGCTCTCGACAACAGCAACGCGCTGAATGCAAACTACTCCCAAGCGCTCCATACGTCATATTTTGATAAAGC CAGGACCGTGAACGGACTCGAAGCTGGTACCCGGATGGCCATCACCGCGCCTCCCGCCGCCTCCTCCCCTGGTTTAGTGCCCCTGGCTTTGTGA
- the ndel1a gene encoding nuclear distribution protein nudE-like 1-A isoform X4, producing MEMDMIPKFSSKDEEIDFWKALSLKYKKSCEEAQEELLEFQEGSRELEAELEAQLGHAEHRMKDLQSENNRLKNEVETLKEKLEQQYSQSYKQISMLEDDLGQTRSIKEQLHKYVRELEQSNDDLERAKRATIVSLENFEQRLNQAIERNAFLESELDEKESLLVSVQRLKDEARDLRQELAVRERQADVTRMSAPSSPTQDNVKMDTAVQASLSLPATPLSKGLDNAFANQTVLSNGYGSNSPLTPSARISALNIVSDLLRKVGALESKLAACRNFAKDQKARKVFALDNSNALNANYSQALHTSYFDKATVNGLEAGTRMAITAPPAASSPGLVPLAL from the exons ATGGAAATGGATATGATACCGAAATTCTCCTCAAAAGACGAGGAAATCGACTTCTGGAAGGCTCTTTCCCTCAAGTACAAGAAAAG CTGTGAGGAGGCtcaggaggagctgctggagtTTCAGGAGGGGAGCAGGGAGCTGGAGGCTGAGCTGGAAGCACAGCTCGGCCATGCCGAGCATCGAATGAAGGACCTGCAGTCTGAGAACAACAGACTCAAGAATGAGGTTGAAACTCTCAAG gagaagctggagcagcaGTACTCTCAGAGCTACAAGCAGATCTCCATGCTGGAGGACGACCTCGGCCAAACGCGCAGCATCAAGGAGCAGCTTCACAAATACGTCAGAGAGCTCGAGCAGTCCAACGATGATCTGGAAAGAGCCAAAAG AGCAACTATCGTGTCTCTTGAGAACTTCGAGCAGCGTCTGAACCAGGCCATTGAGAGGAATGCCTTCCTGGAGAGCGAGCTGGATGAGAAGGAGTCGCTGCTGGTCTCGGTGCAAAGATTAAAGGATGAAGCCAGAG atttgcGGCAGGAGCTTGCCGTGCGAGAGAGGCAGGCAGACGTAACCAGGATGTCCGCTCCGAGTTCACCCACACAGGACAACGTGAAGATGGACACGGCTGTGCAGGCCTCCCTCTCCTTGCCGGCTACCCCACTGAGCAAAGGTCTGGACAACGCCTTTGCCAACCAAACAG TGCTATCAAATGGCTATGGCAGTAACTCACCTCTGACCCCCTCGGCCAGAATATCAGCCCTCAACATTGTCAGTGATTTGCTCCGGAAAGTTGGG GCTCTCGAGTCGAAGCTCGCCGCCTGCAGGAACTTTGCCAAAGACCAGAAAGCTCGGAAGGTGTTCGCTCTCGACAACAGCAACGCGCTGAATGCAAACTACTCCCAAGCGCTCCATACGTCATATTTTGATAAAGC GACCGTGAACGGACTCGAAGCTGGTACCCGGATGGCCATCACCGCGCCTCCCGCCGCCTCCTCCCCTGGTTTAGTGCCCCTGGCTTTGTGA
- the ndel1a gene encoding nuclear distribution protein nudE-like 1-A isoform X3, producing the protein MEMDMIPKFSSKDEEIDFWKALSLKYKKSCEEAQEELLEFQEGSRELEAELEAQLGHAEHRMKDLQSENNRLKNEVETLKEKLEQQYSQSYKQISMLEDDLGQTRSIKEQLHKYVRELEQSNDDLERAKRATIVSLENFEQRLNQAIERNAFLESELDEKESLLVSVQRLKDEARDLRQELAVRERQADVTRMSAPSSPTQDNVKMDTAVQASLSLPATPLSKGLDNAFANQTVVLSNGYGSNSPLTPSARISALNIVSDLLRKVGALESKLAACRNFAKDQKARKVFALDNSNALNANYSQALHTSYFDKATVNGLEAGTRMAITAPPAASSPGLVPLAL; encoded by the exons ATGGAAATGGATATGATACCGAAATTCTCCTCAAAAGACGAGGAAATCGACTTCTGGAAGGCTCTTTCCCTCAAGTACAAGAAAAG CTGTGAGGAGGCtcaggaggagctgctggagtTTCAGGAGGGGAGCAGGGAGCTGGAGGCTGAGCTGGAAGCACAGCTCGGCCATGCCGAGCATCGAATGAAGGACCTGCAGTCTGAGAACAACAGACTCAAGAATGAGGTTGAAACTCTCAAG gagaagctggagcagcaGTACTCTCAGAGCTACAAGCAGATCTCCATGCTGGAGGACGACCTCGGCCAAACGCGCAGCATCAAGGAGCAGCTTCACAAATACGTCAGAGAGCTCGAGCAGTCCAACGATGATCTGGAAAGAGCCAAAAG AGCAACTATCGTGTCTCTTGAGAACTTCGAGCAGCGTCTGAACCAGGCCATTGAGAGGAATGCCTTCCTGGAGAGCGAGCTGGATGAGAAGGAGTCGCTGCTGGTCTCGGTGCAAAGATTAAAGGATGAAGCCAGAG atttgcGGCAGGAGCTTGCCGTGCGAGAGAGGCAGGCAGACGTAACCAGGATGTCCGCTCCGAGTTCACCCACACAGGACAACGTGAAGATGGACACGGCTGTGCAGGCCTCCCTCTCCTTGCCGGCTACCCCACTGAGCAAAGGTCTGGACAACGCCTTTGCCAACCAAACAG TAGTGCTATCAAATGGCTATGGCAGTAACTCACCTCTGACCCCCTCGGCCAGAATATCAGCCCTCAACATTGTCAGTGATTTGCTCCGGAAAGTTGGG GCTCTCGAGTCGAAGCTCGCCGCCTGCAGGAACTTTGCCAAAGACCAGAAAGCTCGGAAGGTGTTCGCTCTCGACAACAGCAACGCGCTGAATGCAAACTACTCCCAAGCGCTCCATACGTCATATTTTGATAAAGC GACCGTGAACGGACTCGAAGCTGGTACCCGGATGGCCATCACCGCGCCTCCCGCCGCCTCCTCCCCTGGTTTAGTGCCCCTGGCTTTGTGA
- the tex47 gene encoding testis-expressed protein 47 encodes MEKKGFEEKKEEEETRTSLFHHLVTRRKNLGDDAKIILQRLIMISRLRHDLADRTDLGAHYENLNFQLNKQYIWDHITGLLLIYPSYLLHIIESSRDILTSVLRDVKVMQQQPHRTLLEVKIVFLDHNPQRRLFQQWSYKVLGADQVIRDPAVKVLEDEDVSVETLVCSVLSTLQNLSKKLEKSKALPGSVLDEAPQLIVHQKILERLLGREELLSPQQYLDMYKSTLNISIEFGQLNPRNLFSAV; translated from the exons ATGGAGAAAAAGGGTTTTGAGgaaaagaaggaggaggaggaaactaGGACTAGTTTATTTCACCACTTAGTGACACGGAGGAAGAATCTGGGGGATGATGCG AAGATCATCCTGCAGCGGCTGATAATGATTTCTCGGCTCCGCCACGACCTTGCTGATAGGACAGACCTGGGAG CTCATTATGAAAATCTCAACTTTCAGCTGAACAAACAGTACATATGGGATCACATAACAGGCCTGCTGCTGATTTATCCATCCTACCTGCTGCACATCATTGAA TCGTCCAGGGATATTCTGACTTCTGTTTTGAGAGACGTCAAAGTCATGCAACAACAGCCACACCG CACCTTGCTGGAAGTAAAGATTGTGTTTTTGGATCACAACCCTCAAAGAAGGCTGTTCCAGCAGTGGAGCTACAAG GTGCTGGGTGCAGATCAGGTGATCAGGGATCCTGCAGTTAAGGTACTGGAGGATGAAGATGTCAGCGTAGAGACCCTTGTATGCAGCGTCCTGTCAACGCTGCAAAATCTGAGCAAAAAGCTTGAAAAATCTAAG GCTCTTCCTGGGTCAGTGTTGGATGAGGCACCGCAGCTGATCGTCCATCAGAAAATTCTGGAAAGGCTTTTGGGTCGAGAGGAACTCCTGAGCCCGCAGCAGTACCTAGATATGTACAAATCCACCTTAAACATCAGTATTGAGTTTG GACAACTGAATCCAAGAAACCTTTTCTCCGCTGTTTAA
- the ndel1a gene encoding nuclear distribution protein nudE-like 1-A isoform X6 → MEMDMIPKFSSKDEEIDFWKALSLKYKKSCEEAQEELLEFQEGSRELEAELEAQLGHAEHRMKDLQSENNRLKNEVETLKEKLEQQYSQSYKQISMLEDDLGQTRSIKEQLHKYVRELEQSNDDLERAKRATIVSLENFEQRLNQAIERNAFLESELDEKESLLVSVQRLKDEARDLRQELAVRERQADVTRMSAPSSPTQDNVKMDTAVQASLSLPATPLSKGLDNAFANQTVLSNGYGSNSPLTPSARISALNIVSDLLRKVGALESKLAACRNFAKDQKARKVFALDNSNALNANYSQALHTSYFDKATEMVIFPALIWGNCSSFTCYASV, encoded by the exons ATGGAAATGGATATGATACCGAAATTCTCCTCAAAAGACGAGGAAATCGACTTCTGGAAGGCTCTTTCCCTCAAGTACAAGAAAAG CTGTGAGGAGGCtcaggaggagctgctggagtTTCAGGAGGGGAGCAGGGAGCTGGAGGCTGAGCTGGAAGCACAGCTCGGCCATGCCGAGCATCGAATGAAGGACCTGCAGTCTGAGAACAACAGACTCAAGAATGAGGTTGAAACTCTCAAG gagaagctggagcagcaGTACTCTCAGAGCTACAAGCAGATCTCCATGCTGGAGGACGACCTCGGCCAAACGCGCAGCATCAAGGAGCAGCTTCACAAATACGTCAGAGAGCTCGAGCAGTCCAACGATGATCTGGAAAGAGCCAAAAG AGCAACTATCGTGTCTCTTGAGAACTTCGAGCAGCGTCTGAACCAGGCCATTGAGAGGAATGCCTTCCTGGAGAGCGAGCTGGATGAGAAGGAGTCGCTGCTGGTCTCGGTGCAAAGATTAAAGGATGAAGCCAGAG atttgcGGCAGGAGCTTGCCGTGCGAGAGAGGCAGGCAGACGTAACCAGGATGTCCGCTCCGAGTTCACCCACACAGGACAACGTGAAGATGGACACGGCTGTGCAGGCCTCCCTCTCCTTGCCGGCTACCCCACTGAGCAAAGGTCTGGACAACGCCTTTGCCAACCAAACAG TGCTATCAAATGGCTATGGCAGTAACTCACCTCTGACCCCCTCGGCCAGAATATCAGCCCTCAACATTGTCAGTGATTTGCTCCGGAAAGTTGGG GCTCTCGAGTCGAAGCTCGCCGCCTGCAGGAACTTTGCCAAAGACCAGAAAGCTCGGAAGGTGTTCGCTCTCGACAACAGCAACGCGCTGAATGCAAACTACTCCCAAGCGCTCCATACGTCATATTTTGATAAAGC GACTGAGATGGTCATATTCCCTGCATTAATTTGGGGTAATTGTAGCTCCTTCACCTGTTATGCGAGTGTGTAG
- the ndel1a gene encoding nuclear distribution protein nudE-like 1-A isoform X2, with amino-acid sequence MEMDMIPKFSSKDEEIDFWKALSLKYKKSCEEAQEELLEFQEGSRELEAELEAQLGHAEHRMKDLQSENNRLKNEVETLKEKLEQQYSQSYKQISMLEDDLGQTRSIKEQLHKYVRELEQSNDDLERAKRATIVSLENFEQRLNQAIERNAFLESELDEKESLLVSVQRLKDEARDLRQELAVRERQADVTRMSAPSSPTQDNVKMDTAVQASLSLPATPLSKGLDNAFANQTVLSNGYGSNSPLTPSARISALNIVSDLLRKVGALESKLAACRNFAKDQKARKVFALDNSNALNANYSQALHTSYFDKARTVNGLEAGTRMAITAPPAASSPGLVPLAL; translated from the exons ATGGAAATGGATATGATACCGAAATTCTCCTCAAAAGACGAGGAAATCGACTTCTGGAAGGCTCTTTCCCTCAAGTACAAGAAAAG CTGTGAGGAGGCtcaggaggagctgctggagtTTCAGGAGGGGAGCAGGGAGCTGGAGGCTGAGCTGGAAGCACAGCTCGGCCATGCCGAGCATCGAATGAAGGACCTGCAGTCTGAGAACAACAGACTCAAGAATGAGGTTGAAACTCTCAAG gagaagctggagcagcaGTACTCTCAGAGCTACAAGCAGATCTCCATGCTGGAGGACGACCTCGGCCAAACGCGCAGCATCAAGGAGCAGCTTCACAAATACGTCAGAGAGCTCGAGCAGTCCAACGATGATCTGGAAAGAGCCAAAAG AGCAACTATCGTGTCTCTTGAGAACTTCGAGCAGCGTCTGAACCAGGCCATTGAGAGGAATGCCTTCCTGGAGAGCGAGCTGGATGAGAAGGAGTCGCTGCTGGTCTCGGTGCAAAGATTAAAGGATGAAGCCAGAG atttgcGGCAGGAGCTTGCCGTGCGAGAGAGGCAGGCAGACGTAACCAGGATGTCCGCTCCGAGTTCACCCACACAGGACAACGTGAAGATGGACACGGCTGTGCAGGCCTCCCTCTCCTTGCCGGCTACCCCACTGAGCAAAGGTCTGGACAACGCCTTTGCCAACCAAACAG TGCTATCAAATGGCTATGGCAGTAACTCACCTCTGACCCCCTCGGCCAGAATATCAGCCCTCAACATTGTCAGTGATTTGCTCCGGAAAGTTGGG GCTCTCGAGTCGAAGCTCGCCGCCTGCAGGAACTTTGCCAAAGACCAGAAAGCTCGGAAGGTGTTCGCTCTCGACAACAGCAACGCGCTGAATGCAAACTACTCCCAAGCGCTCCATACGTCATATTTTGATAAAGC CAGGACCGTGAACGGACTCGAAGCTGGTACCCGGATGGCCATCACCGCGCCTCCCGCCGCCTCCTCCCCTGGTTTAGTGCCCCTGGCTTTGTGA